The Shewanella japonica genome has a window encoding:
- the rpsO gene encoding 30S ribosomal protein S15: MSLSNEQKAAIVAEYSRGENDTGSTEVQVALLTAQINHLQGHFKEHIHDHHSRRGLLRMVSARRKLTAYLKRKDVARYTALIQKLGLRR, translated from the coding sequence ATGTCACTAAGTAATGAACAAAAAGCAGCTATCGTAGCTGAATACAGCCGTGGTGAAAACGACACTGGTTCAACTGAAGTACAAGTTGCTTTATTGACTGCACAGATTAACCATCTGCAAGGTCACTTCAAAGAGCACATCCATGATCACCATTCACGTCGTGGTCTATTACGTATGGTTAGCGCACGTCGTAAACTTACTGCTTACTTAAAGCGTAAAGACGTAGCTCGTTATACTGCTCTTATCCAGAAGTTAGGTTTACGTCGTTAA